Proteins found in one Pseudoxanthomonas sp. SL93 genomic segment:
- a CDS encoding M48 family metallopeptidase, giving the protein MDALKYLTGYPPDLQARVRALIAQDRLGPMLADKYGQRHTVRSDGQLYDYVQALKDRHLRRAVPLGKVVYDSTLQVMKHALGTHTAISRVHGGRLKASREIRIATVFRDAPADFLEMIVVHELAHLKEAEHNKAFYQLCTHMAPDYHQLEFDLRLYLTHLEMEAGR; this is encoded by the coding sequence ATGGATGCGCTGAAGTACCTCACCGGTTACCCGCCCGACCTGCAGGCGCGCGTGCGCGCGCTGATCGCGCAGGACCGGCTGGGCCCGATGCTGGCCGACAAATACGGCCAGCGCCACACCGTGCGCAGCGACGGCCAGCTGTACGACTACGTGCAGGCGCTCAAGGACCGGCACCTGCGGCGCGCGGTGCCGCTGGGCAAGGTGGTCTACGACAGCACGCTGCAGGTGATGAAGCACGCGCTGGGCACGCACACGGCCATCTCGCGCGTGCACGGTGGCCGGCTGAAGGCCAGCCGCGAGATCCGCATCGCCACCGTCTTCCGCGATGCACCGGCCGACTTCCTGGAGATGATCGTGGTGCACGAACTGGCACACCTGAAGGAAGCCGAACACAACAAGGCCTTCTACCAGCTGTGCACGCACATGGCGCCGGACTACCACCAGCTGGAGTTCGACCTGCGTCTTTACCTGACCCACCTGGAGATGGAGGCGGGCAGGTAG
- a CDS encoding RidA family protein, with protein MRERITTDPDHYAPYLLSQGIRFGDLLFISGQAAGGLDGKIVSRDFLTQGRQAFANLSRALEAGGSSLHDVIKVTIFVTDMGHFQDVVQLRREFFSAPYPADTIAEIKALYDPKAMIEVEAIAAVTQGKAPA; from the coding sequence ATGCGCGAACGCATCACCACCGACCCCGACCACTACGCCCCGTACCTGCTTTCCCAGGGCATCCGATTCGGCGACCTGCTCTTCATCTCCGGCCAGGCCGCCGGGGGCCTGGACGGGAAGATCGTCTCCCGCGACTTCCTGACCCAGGGCCGCCAGGCCTTCGCCAATCTGTCGCGTGCACTGGAGGCTGGCGGCTCGAGCCTGCATGACGTCATCAAGGTCACCATTTTCGTCACCGATATGGGGCACTTCCAGGACGTGGTGCAGTTGCGGCGCGAGTTCTTCTCCGCGCCGTATCCGGCGGACACCATCGCCGAGATCAAGGCCCTGTATGACCCCAAGGCCATGATCGAGGTCGAGGCGATTGCCGCGGTCACCCAGGGAAAGGCGCCGGCATGA
- a CDS encoding NADH:flavin oxidoreductase yields MSVLDRPPQTAPNAEALLAPHMLGQLTLRNRLAVAPMTRVTATPDGFPTEAMARYYEGFAKGGFGLVISEGLYTDTAFAQGYLNQPGLADDRQARAWAPITAVVQANGARMVAQLMHAGALRQGNRFRDHAVAPSAIQPKGQQMAFYYGQGAYALPRQITEEEIEDAIAGFAQSARRAVEIAGFDAIEIHGANGYLLDQFLTADTNQRTDHWGGGVNERTRLLVAVVQRVKEAVAGRAPVGIRISQGKVNDFHAKWGGGEGDAKVVFEALADAGVDFLHVTEFQAWQPAFEGNTATLANLAKRHAPAVPLIVNGSLHEQGRASAALHAGADIVAMGRGALVNPDMPRLLQRGLPLREFDNAILGPIADIKQSELALRAQSVSG; encoded by the coding sequence ATGAGCGTCCTTGACCGCCCCCCGCAGACCGCGCCCAACGCGGAGGCGCTGCTGGCCCCTCATATGCTCGGCCAGCTCACGTTACGCAACCGCCTGGCCGTAGCGCCGATGACCCGCGTCACCGCGACCCCGGATGGCTTCCCTACCGAGGCGATGGCGCGCTACTACGAAGGTTTCGCGAAGGGTGGCTTCGGCCTGGTGATCAGCGAAGGCCTCTACACCGACACCGCGTTCGCGCAGGGCTACCTCAACCAGCCGGGCCTCGCTGATGACCGCCAGGCCCGTGCCTGGGCGCCCATCACGGCCGTCGTTCAAGCGAACGGCGCCCGGATGGTCGCCCAGCTGATGCATGCCGGCGCACTGCGCCAGGGCAACCGCTTCCGTGACCATGCTGTCGCACCCTCGGCCATCCAGCCAAAGGGGCAACAGATGGCGTTCTACTACGGCCAGGGAGCCTATGCCCTGCCACGGCAGATCACCGAGGAAGAGATCGAGGACGCCATCGCGGGTTTCGCACAGAGCGCCCGACGCGCGGTGGAAATCGCCGGCTTTGATGCCATCGAGATTCACGGCGCCAACGGCTACCTGCTCGATCAGTTCCTGACCGCCGACACCAACCAGCGCACCGACCATTGGGGGGGCGGTGTGAATGAGCGTACGAGGCTGCTGGTGGCGGTCGTCCAGCGCGTGAAGGAAGCCGTGGCCGGCCGAGCGCCGGTGGGCATCCGCATTTCACAGGGCAAGGTCAACGACTTCCACGCGAAGTGGGGCGGTGGCGAGGGCGATGCCAAGGTCGTGTTCGAGGCGCTCGCCGATGCTGGCGTTGATTTCCTGCACGTCACCGAGTTCCAGGCATGGCAACCCGCATTTGAAGGAAATACGGCCACACTCGCGAACCTGGCCAAGCGCCATGCACCGGCAGTGCCGTTGATCGTCAACGGCAGTCTGCACGAACAGGGCCGCGCGAGCGCTGCACTCCACGCCGGTGCCGATATCGTCGCCATGGGGCGCGGCGCGCTGGTCAATCCGGACATGCCGCGATTGCTTCAGAGAGGATTGCCGCTACGCGAGTTCGACAACGCCATTCTTGGTCCGATCGCAGACATAAAGCAGTCGGAGCTGGCGCTCAGAGCTCAATCGGTCAGCGGATGA
- a CDS encoding DUF2058 domain-containing protein — protein sequence MAKGNPLQEQLLKAGLVKKSKLAEVAREQNKARHGKGPAAPNEIQREAERVRAEKAERDRAIEAERKAQARAAELRAQARQIIEDRKVPRTGEVEYRFTAHGAIRTVLVNDDLRRKLSAGALVIVQVDDRYELLPRVAADKVRERDAGMIVLDHGQGTGTEAATSEDDAYYAQFQVPDDLMW from the coding sequence ATGGCCAAGGGAAATCCGCTCCAGGAACAACTGCTCAAGGCCGGCCTGGTCAAGAAGTCCAAGCTGGCCGAAGTCGCGCGCGAGCAGAACAAGGCGCGCCACGGCAAGGGACCGGCCGCGCCCAACGAGATCCAGCGCGAGGCCGAGCGGGTACGCGCCGAGAAGGCCGAACGCGACCGCGCCATCGAAGCCGAACGCAAGGCGCAGGCACGCGCCGCGGAACTTCGCGCGCAGGCGCGGCAGATCATCGAAGACCGCAAGGTGCCGCGCACGGGCGAGGTCGAGTACCGCTTCACCGCCCACGGCGCCATCCGCACCGTGCTGGTCAACGACGACCTGCGCAGGAAGCTGTCGGCCGGCGCGCTGGTGATCGTGCAGGTGGACGACCGCTACGAACTGCTGCCGCGCGTGGCCGCGGACAAGGTGCGCGAACGCGACGCCGGCATGATCGTGCTCGACCACGGCCAGGGCACCGGGACCGAGGCCGCCACTTCCGAAGACGATGCGTACTACGCGCAGTTCCAGGTACCCGACGACCTGATGTGGTGA
- a CDS encoding cupin domain-containing protein — translation MKYRHLRMGIGFLPLFEANGVQAAQMVIRPGGKEGGPDNRHRGADQWLFVAAGQGVAIVEGTRRLLKPGSLLLIERGERHEIRATGRTPLKTVNFYSPPAYTAGGDEKPAGKP, via the coding sequence ATGAAATACCGCCACCTGCGCATGGGCATCGGCTTCCTGCCGCTGTTCGAGGCCAACGGCGTGCAGGCCGCACAGATGGTCATCCGGCCCGGCGGCAAGGAAGGCGGGCCGGACAACCGCCACCGCGGTGCGGACCAGTGGCTGTTCGTCGCGGCGGGCCAGGGCGTGGCCATCGTCGAAGGCACGCGCCGCCTGCTGAAACCCGGCAGCCTGCTGCTGATCGAACGCGGTGAGCGACACGAGATCCGCGCGACCGGACGCACGCCGCTGAAGACGGTCAATTTCTATTCACCACCCGCGTACACCGCAGGCGGCGACGAGAAGCCGGCCGGCAAACCCTGA
- the folE gene encoding GTP cyclohydrolase I FolE, with protein MSTSDDDTGKITQAQAEDAVRVLLQWAGEDPQREGLLDTPKRVAKAYRDWFSGYQMDPREYLARTFEEVAGYDEMIVLRDIEFESHCEHHMAPIIGKAHVGYLPNGKVVGISKLARVVDVYARRFQVQEKLTAQIAQCIQDVLHPRGVAVVIDGAHECMTTRGVHKRGVSMVTSKMLGEFREDARTRTEFLRFIETGNGRR; from the coding sequence ATGAGCACCTCCGACGACGACACCGGCAAGATCACCCAGGCCCAGGCGGAGGACGCCGTGCGCGTGCTGCTGCAATGGGCCGGCGAAGATCCGCAGCGCGAAGGCCTGCTAGACACGCCCAAGCGCGTGGCCAAGGCCTACCGCGACTGGTTCAGCGGCTACCAGATGGATCCGCGCGAATACCTGGCGCGCACGTTCGAGGAAGTCGCCGGCTACGACGAGATGATCGTGCTGCGCGACATCGAGTTCGAAAGCCATTGCGAACACCACATGGCGCCGATCATCGGCAAGGCGCACGTGGGCTACCTGCCCAACGGCAAGGTGGTGGGCATCAGCAAGCTGGCGCGCGTGGTGGATGTGTATGCGCGTCGCTTCCAGGTGCAGGAAAAACTGACCGCGCAGATCGCGCAGTGCATCCAGGACGTGCTGCATCCGAGGGGCGTGGCGGTGGTGATCGACGGCGCGCATGAATGCATGACCACGCGCGGCGTGCACAAGCGCGGCGTCAGCATGGTCACCAGCAAGATGCTGGGCGAGTTCCGCGAGGACGCCCGCACGCGCACCGAGTTCCTGCGCTTCATCGAGACCGGCAACGGGCGGCGTTGA
- a CDS encoding YetF domain-containing protein, whose product MESVARSLFELGMPWWEFVLRAVAVYVVVLVLVRLSGKRTVGQFTPFDLLVVVLLGTAVQNSLIGEDTSLLGGLILAATLLALNWSVGKLSARSRGFDRVVEGRPVILVRHGELFRDELARQSVSEHDFAIARRSAGYATLAEIELAVLETSGEISFIGRKGEH is encoded by the coding sequence ATGGAAAGCGTGGCGCGCAGCCTGTTCGAGCTGGGCATGCCGTGGTGGGAATTCGTGCTGCGCGCGGTCGCGGTGTACGTGGTGGTGCTGGTGCTGGTGCGCCTGAGCGGCAAGCGCACGGTGGGCCAGTTCACCCCGTTCGACCTGCTGGTGGTGGTGCTGCTGGGCACGGCCGTGCAGAACTCGCTGATCGGCGAAGACACTTCGCTGCTGGGCGGACTGATCCTGGCGGCGACGCTGCTGGCGCTCAACTGGAGCGTGGGCAAACTGTCGGCGCGCAGCCGGGGCTTCGACCGCGTGGTGGAGGGCAGGCCGGTGATCCTGGTGCGCCACGGCGAGCTGTTCCGCGACGAGCTGGCGCGGCAGTCGGTCAGCGAGCACGACTTCGCCATCGCACGCCGTTCCGCCGGCTACGCGACCCTGGCGGAGATCGAATTGGCGGTGCTGGAAACATCGGGGGAGATCAGCTTCATCGGCAGGAAGGGCGAGCACTGA
- a CDS encoding M20 family metallopeptidase, with protein sequence MRTARPLAVSLLALACALPAAAQEAAPTQRPEVVAAGKAMQQQVIDWRRHFHQYPELSNREEQTARRVAEELRKLGLQPRTGIARHGVTAVIKGGRPGPRIALRADMDALPVTERNSLPFASKATSTYRGETVGVMHACGHDAHTGILLGVAKALVGMQDTLPGEVLLVFQPAEEGAPAGEEGGASQMLAEGVFKDFKPEAVFGLHVFSSIPVGQIGVRQGPLMAASDSFTLKVIGRQTHGSRPWGGVDPIVAMADVIGTTQTIVSRRTDISKLPAVVSFGAIKGGIRYNIIPDDVEVVGTIRTFDEGMRQKIFADLKNVATHVSAAHGAKVEASVPDNDGNPVTVNNPELTARMLPSLQAAVGADNVITPGLQMGAEDFSFYAREVPSMFFFVGSTSKGIDPVTAPSNHSPEFMLDEASLDVGLRALLQVTLDYLDKPKG encoded by the coding sequence ATGCGCACCGCACGCCCCCTTGCCGTTTCCCTGCTCGCTCTCGCGTGCGCACTGCCCGCCGCCGCGCAGGAAGCTGCGCCCACGCAACGGCCGGAAGTCGTCGCCGCCGGCAAGGCCATGCAGCAGCAGGTGATCGACTGGCGCCGGCACTTCCACCAGTACCCGGAACTCTCCAACCGCGAGGAACAGACCGCCAGGCGCGTCGCCGAGGAACTGCGCAAGCTGGGCCTGCAGCCGCGCACCGGCATCGCACGGCACGGCGTCACCGCGGTGATCAAGGGCGGCAGGCCCGGCCCGCGCATCGCGCTGCGCGCCGACATGGACGCGCTGCCGGTGACCGAGCGCAACAGTCTGCCGTTCGCATCGAAAGCCACCTCCACCTACCGCGGCGAGACCGTCGGCGTGATGCACGCCTGCGGCCACGACGCGCACACCGGCATCCTGCTGGGCGTGGCGAAGGCCCTGGTCGGCATGCAGGACACCTTGCCGGGCGAAGTACTGCTGGTGTTCCAGCCCGCCGAGGAAGGCGCACCGGCCGGTGAAGAGGGCGGTGCCTCGCAGATGCTGGCCGAAGGCGTGTTCAAGGACTTCAAGCCCGAGGCGGTGTTCGGCCTGCACGTGTTCTCGTCGATCCCGGTCGGCCAGATCGGCGTGCGCCAGGGGCCGCTGATGGCGGCCTCGGACAGCTTCACGCTGAAGGTCATCGGCCGGCAGACGCACGGCTCGCGGCCGTGGGGCGGCGTGGACCCGATCGTCGCGATGGCCGACGTGATCGGCACCACCCAGACCATCGTCAGCCGCCGGACGGACATCTCGAAGCTGCCGGCGGTGGTCAGCTTCGGTGCCATCAAGGGCGGCATCCGCTACAACATCATTCCCGACGACGTGGAAGTGGTCGGCACCATCCGCACCTTCGACGAAGGCATGCGGCAGAAGATCTTCGCCGACCTGAAGAACGTCGCCACCCACGTCAGCGCCGCGCACGGCGCGAAGGTCGAAGCCAGCGTGCCCGACAACGACGGCAACCCCGTCACCGTCAACAACCCGGAACTCACCGCCCGCATGCTGCCCAGCCTGCAGGCCGCGGTGGGCGCGGACAACGTCATCACCCCGGGCCTGCAGATGGGCGCGGAGGACTTTTCGTTCTACGCGCGCGAAGTGCCATCGATGTTCTTCTTCGTCGGCAGCACGTCCAAGGGCATCGACCCGGTCACCGCGCCCAGCAACCACTCGCCAGAGTTCATGCTCGACGAAGCCTCGCTCGACGTGGGCCTGCGCGCCCTGCTGCAGGTGACGCTGGATTACCTGGACAAGCCCAAGGGCTGA
- a CDS encoding LysR substrate-binding domain-containing protein, which translates to MVGSLVAAIRVMWIHHYPGGMHLDPRKICRQTIIHHAIDDIHASMTSPARRLPPLSTLRAFEAAARHGSFKQAAAELAVTPTAVSHRIRALEDHLGVRLFDRQVRQVSLTPAGLQLYPVLQQGFDMFDVAIRRLMTPAERERVTISATNAFVAKWLVPRVASFRAEHPDIDLQLHASDAVVDLASHAFDIAIRYGRGPYPGNRSDVLFADTYIPVINPMLQVRSYQDMAAYPLIHFDWQKASPDNPTWTKWHAEAGIALPTTQAELRYSDESHAIQAAVAGQGIALLSQALVADEIAAARLIQPFGPAISGYTYHLVTREQSSPGAAVTAVMDWLRHCVPTER; encoded by the coding sequence ATGGTCGGTTCCTTGGTGGCTGCTATCCGGGTGATGTGGATTCATCACTATCCCGGGGGCATGCATCTTGATCCGCGGAAAATATGCCGACAAACGATCATTCATCACGCGATAGATGATATTCATGCATCCATGACATCGCCTGCCCGCCGCCTGCCGCCCCTGTCCACGCTGCGCGCCTTCGAGGCGGCGGCGCGCCATGGCAGCTTCAAGCAGGCGGCGGCCGAGCTTGCGGTCACGCCCACGGCGGTGAGCCATCGGATCCGGGCGCTCGAGGACCATCTCGGGGTTCGGCTGTTCGATCGCCAGGTGAGGCAGGTATCGCTCACCCCTGCCGGTCTGCAGCTGTACCCGGTGCTCCAGCAGGGCTTTGACATGTTCGATGTCGCCATCCGCCGGCTGATGACGCCGGCCGAGCGCGAACGAGTCACCATTTCCGCGACCAATGCGTTCGTCGCGAAGTGGCTGGTGCCCCGCGTGGCGAGCTTCCGTGCCGAGCATCCGGACATCGATCTGCAGCTGCACGCCTCGGACGCCGTGGTGGACTTGGCAAGCCATGCATTCGACATCGCCATCCGCTACGGCAGGGGACCCTATCCCGGTAACCGCAGCGACGTCCTCTTCGCAGACACCTATATCCCGGTGATCAATCCGATGCTCCAGGTGCGCTCGTACCAGGACATGGCGGCGTACCCGCTGATTCATTTCGACTGGCAGAAAGCGTCCCCGGACAACCCAACCTGGACGAAGTGGCATGCAGAAGCCGGGATCGCGCTTCCCACGACCCAGGCTGAGTTGCGCTATTCCGATGAGAGCCATGCGATCCAAGCGGCGGTAGCGGGACAGGGCATCGCGCTGTTGAGCCAAGCACTTGTAGCCGATGAAATCGCCGCCGCGCGACTGATACAGCCTTTCGGGCCTGCGATTTCCGGTTACACCTATCACTTGGTGACGCGAGAGCAAAGCAGCCCCGGCGCCGCAGTGACCGCAGTGATGGATTGGCTTCGCCACTGCGTGCCGACGGAGCGATAG
- a CDS encoding YdeI/OmpD-associated family protein yields MSQATPIRFTATLRRPAEPKGATWLFLVLPKTASGKLPARSMVTVDGTLAGQAFQATLEPDGEGSHWLKVEKAVHQAAGVAAGDSVELQVAPVAEEPEPSVPPDVRKALAARPDAKAVWASLTPVARRDWIHWITSGKKAETRVKRIDTACDKLASGQRRACCFDRSGMYSKGNMGPPDAAE; encoded by the coding sequence ATGAGCCAAGCCACCCCCATCCGCTTCACCGCCACGCTGCGGCGCCCTGCCGAACCGAAGGGCGCGACGTGGTTGTTCCTGGTGCTGCCGAAGACGGCCAGCGGGAAACTGCCGGCGCGCAGCATGGTCACCGTGGACGGCACGCTGGCGGGCCAGGCGTTCCAGGCCACGCTGGAGCCCGATGGCGAAGGCAGCCACTGGTTGAAGGTGGAGAAGGCCGTGCACCAGGCGGCTGGAGTGGCGGCGGGCGACAGCGTCGAGCTGCAGGTCGCGCCGGTGGCGGAGGAACCCGAACCCTCCGTGCCGCCGGACGTCCGCAAGGCGCTTGCCGCGCGGCCGGATGCGAAAGCGGTGTGGGCCAGCCTGACGCCGGTGGCGCGACGCGACTGGATCCACTGGATCACCTCGGGCAAGAAGGCCGAAACACGGGTCAAGCGCATCGACACCGCCTGCGACAAGCTGGCCTCGGGGCAGCGCCGCGCGTGCTGCTTCGATCGATCCGGCATGTACAGCAAAGGCAACATGGGCCCGCCCGACGCGGCGGAGTAG
- a CDS encoding amidohydrolase — MPRILPPLLPAALLGLALVAPAQAQHATAQAALQKAQPQLVAWRRDLHQHPELGEQEVRTAKRVADHLRSLGLTVRTGVGKTGVVAVLKGAKPGPRIALRADMDALPVTEQTGLPFASKVKADYRGQPVGVMHACGHDAHVAILMGVAQALVAAKDELAGEVMFVFQPAEEGPPVAGEVFGAALMLQEGVFKDFTPDAVFGLHVWAGLPVGSVGYRSGPLLAAADEWSLVVKGKQTHGSRPWDGVDPITLGAQILLGTQSMIARQVNIATSPVVLTAGQFQAGVRFNIIPDEAKLVGTLRTFDPAVREDVIARFRRIADDYSHASGGSAELKVANNAPATINQPALTQRVRPSLEKAVGVANVVEMPLVTVAEDFSQFANTVPGFYFFVGATSKGIDPATAPINHSPQFLLDEQALQTGSQAMLQVALDYLRTP, encoded by the coding sequence ATGCCCAGGATCCTGCCCCCGCTGCTGCCCGCCGCCCTGCTGGGGCTTGCACTGGTCGCGCCCGCGCAGGCCCAGCACGCCACCGCGCAGGCCGCGCTGCAGAAGGCGCAGCCGCAGCTGGTCGCCTGGCGCCGCGACCTGCACCAGCATCCGGAACTGGGCGAACAGGAAGTGCGCACCGCCAAGCGCGTCGCCGACCACCTGCGCTCGCTGGGCCTGACGGTCCGCACCGGCGTCGGCAAGACCGGCGTGGTCGCCGTGCTGAAGGGCGCGAAGCCCGGCCCGCGCATCGCGCTGCGTGCCGACATGGACGCGCTGCCGGTCACCGAACAGACCGGCCTGCCGTTCGCCTCGAAGGTCAAGGCCGACTACCGCGGCCAGCCGGTCGGCGTGATGCATGCCTGCGGGCACGATGCGCACGTCGCCATCCTGATGGGCGTGGCGCAGGCGCTGGTCGCCGCGAAGGACGAACTGGCGGGCGAAGTGATGTTCGTCTTCCAGCCGGCCGAGGAAGGTCCACCGGTGGCCGGAGAGGTGTTCGGCGCGGCGCTGATGCTGCAGGAGGGCGTGTTCAAGGACTTCACGCCCGATGCCGTGTTCGGCCTGCACGTCTGGGCCGGCCTGCCGGTGGGCAGCGTGGGCTACCGCAGCGGACCGCTGCTCGCGGCGGCAGACGAGTGGTCGCTGGTGGTGAAAGGCAAGCAGACGCACGGTTCGCGTCCGTGGGACGGCGTGGACCCGATCACCCTGGGCGCGCAGATCCTGCTGGGCACGCAGAGCATGATCGCGCGGCAGGTGAACATCGCCACCAGCCCGGTGGTGCTGACGGCGGGCCAGTTCCAGGCCGGCGTGCGCTTCAACATCATCCCGGACGAAGCGAAACTCGTGGGCACGCTGCGCACCTTCGACCCGGCCGTGCGCGAGGACGTGATCGCACGCTTCCGCCGTATCGCCGACGACTACAGCCATGCCAGCGGCGGCAGCGCCGAGCTGAAGGTGGCCAACAACGCGCCGGCCACCATCAACCAGCCCGCGCTCACCCAGCGCGTGCGGCCTTCGCTGGAAAAGGCGGTCGGCGTGGCGAACGTGGTGGAGATGCCACTGGTGACGGTGGCCGAGGACTTTTCGCAGTTCGCCAACACGGTGCCGGGCTTCTATTTCTTCGTCGGCGCGACCTCGAAGGGCATCGACCCGGCCACCGCGCCGATCAACCACTCGCCGCAGTTCCTGCTGGACGAACAGGCGCTGCAGACCGGCAGCCAGGCGATGCTGCAGGTGGCGCTGGATTACCTGCGTACGCCGTAG
- a CDS encoding LuxR family transcriptional regulator, which yields MTALVLQAAPATAATPAASPLVGRWSLDVATLPMPPEARPQRVTMEFAQPDAGTWRTHIEIVDPNGGTMDSDATLALDGTPGRITGSYWADVGTAKMPAPNVVVLQLAYQGTPSSTRIYSVTEDGSTLTETKAAFRKDGTPFLQTTTFTRLP from the coding sequence CTGACCGCCCTTGTGCTGCAGGCCGCTCCCGCCACGGCCGCGACGCCCGCCGCGTCGCCGCTGGTGGGTCGCTGGTCGCTGGATGTCGCCACCCTGCCGATGCCACCGGAAGCACGCCCGCAGCGCGTGACGATGGAATTCGCACAACCCGACGCCGGCACATGGCGCACCCACATCGAGATCGTCGACCCGAACGGCGGCACGATGGATTCTGACGCCACGCTGGCGCTGGACGGCACGCCGGGCAGGATCACCGGCAGCTACTGGGCCGACGTGGGCACGGCGAAGATGCCGGCGCCCAACGTGGTGGTGCTGCAGCTGGCCTACCAGGGCACGCCGTCTTCGACACGCATCTACTCGGTGACGGAAGACGGCAGCACGCTGACCGAAACCAAGGCGGCGTTCCGCAAGGACGGCACCCCGTTCCTGCAGACGACCACGTTCACGCGGCTGCCGTAA
- a CDS encoding YchJ family metal-binding protein — MNPCPCGTGRDYAACCGRYHAGEAAPDAEALMRSRYSAFVLRDAAYLRASWHPDTCPAELGLDADGAPTTTWLGLTVKQHRVTGPDTAEVEFIARYRVGGGSAVRLHERSRFVRLDGRWLYVDGEHR; from the coding sequence ATGAACCCCTGCCCCTGCGGCACCGGCCGCGACTACGCCGCCTGTTGCGGCCGCTACCACGCCGGTGAAGCCGCGCCGGATGCCGAAGCGCTGATGCGTTCACGCTACAGCGCGTTCGTGCTGCGCGATGCCGCTTACCTGCGCGCCAGCTGGCATCCGGACACCTGCCCGGCCGAGCTCGGGCTGGATGCGGACGGCGCGCCCACCACCACGTGGCTGGGGCTGACGGTGAAGCAGCACCGCGTCACCGGGCCGGATACCGCCGAAGTGGAATTCATCGCCCGCTACCGGGTCGGTGGCGGCAGCGCGGTGCGCCTGCACGAACGCAGCCGCTTCGTCCGCCTCGACGGACGCTGGCTGTATGTGGATGGCGAGCATCGTTGA
- a CDS encoding TSUP family transporter: MPDLALQVLLLLFLAAMLAGFIDAIAGGGGMVTIPAMLLAGIPPLHVLGTNKLQSLFGSASASWAYARHGHVDLKGQLPMALTAALGAVGGALLATIIPVEWLKLALPFLLVGIAIYFGLKPDIGHVDRHQRMRPLVFGLTFVPVIGFYDGVFGPGTGSFLMLGFVALAGFGILKATAHTKFLNFGSNLGAFAVFVAFGAVLWKVGLVMGAGQFLGAQLGSRFAMKQGARIIKPLLVTVSIALAIRLLADPQHPLRMWVASV, from the coding sequence ATGCCCGACCTCGCCCTGCAGGTACTCCTGCTGCTGTTCCTCGCCGCGATGCTGGCGGGCTTCATCGATGCCATCGCCGGTGGCGGCGGCATGGTCACCATCCCGGCGATGCTGCTGGCCGGCATCCCGCCGCTGCACGTGCTGGGCACCAACAAGCTGCAGTCGCTGTTCGGGTCGGCCTCCGCCAGCTGGGCCTACGCGCGCCATGGCCACGTGGATCTGAAAGGCCAGCTGCCGATGGCACTGACCGCCGCGCTCGGCGCGGTGGGCGGGGCGCTGCTGGCGACGATCATCCCGGTGGAGTGGCTGAAGCTGGCGTTGCCGTTCCTGCTGGTGGGCATTGCCATCTACTTCGGGCTGAAGCCGGACATCGGCCACGTGGACCGGCACCAGCGCATGCGCCCGCTGGTGTTCGGGCTGACCTTCGTGCCGGTGATCGGTTTCTACGACGGCGTGTTCGGTCCGGGCACGGGGTCGTTCCTGATGCTCGGCTTCGTGGCGCTGGCGGGCTTCGGCATCCTGAAGGCCACCGCGCACACCAAGTTCCTCAACTTCGGTTCCAACCTGGGCGCGTTCGCGGTGTTCGTGGCGTTCGGCGCGGTGCTGTGGAAGGTGGGACTGGTGATGGGCGCGGGGCAGTTCCTCGGCGCGCAGCTGGGCTCGCGCTTCGCGATGAAGCAGGGCGCCCGCATCATCAAGCCGCTGCTGGTCACCGTGTCGATCGCGCTGGCGATCCGCCTGCTGGCGGACCCGCAGCATCCGTTGCGGATGTGGGTGGCGTCTGTCTGA